From the genome of Staphylococcus haemolyticus, one region includes:
- a CDS encoding MupG family TIM beta-alpha barrel fold protein has product MLGFSVYLGQPLNKSYILNMVDLGYDIIFTSLQIPEENDQTKLTYLGELCQLLKDKSVTYIIDINPSLLNQNVYRFFDQFSNGDFVIRIDDHFNYDLIADLFHHNLQCCLNASTITTEILDTLYNQKSLSKVYFCHNYYPRPDTGLALNLFEQRNNLIRKYDEHASIMAFIPGTTLRGPLYKGLPTIEQHRHMTLLQSAHSLLKYNLDYILIGDTAINYAEAVALQQMIYHRHFKLRLSYFDKSYEQLIFKQHTSRLDAPENVIRSKYSRLTKVNIPPTNNFNQYRYKGDVTVDNSLNQRYEGELQVIKADLPNHKAINHVASICDEDKVVIDLIQPGDTFEFITEKEKR; this is encoded by the coding sequence ATGCTAGGTTTCTCAGTCTATTTAGGTCAACCATTAAACAAATCATACATATTAAATATGGTTGATCTCGGTTACGACATTATTTTCACATCACTACAAATACCTGAGGAAAACGATCAAACTAAATTGACATATTTGGGAGAATTATGCCAATTGCTAAAAGATAAATCGGTAACCTACATTATTGATATAAATCCATCATTACTGAATCAGAATGTTTATCGTTTTTTCGATCAATTTTCTAATGGTGACTTTGTTATTAGAATTGATGATCATTTTAATTATGATTTAATTGCAGATTTGTTTCATCATAATTTACAGTGTTGTCTAAATGCCAGTACTATCACTACTGAAATTTTGGATACACTTTATAATCAAAAATCATTATCTAAAGTTTATTTTTGTCATAACTATTATCCCAGACCTGATACAGGTTTAGCTTTAAACCTTTTTGAACAACGAAATAACCTCATTAGAAAATATGATGAACATGCCTCAATTATGGCTTTTATTCCTGGAACTACATTAAGAGGTCCATTGTATAAAGGACTTCCTACCATTGAACAACATAGACACATGACATTACTTCAATCTGCACATTCACTATTAAAATATAACTTGGATTATATTCTTATTGGTGATACTGCAATCAACTATGCAGAAGCAGTTGCATTACAGCAGATGATTTATCACCGTCATTTCAAACTTCGGCTATCATATTTTGATAAATCATATGAACAACTCATTTTCAAGCAACATACATCTCGTTTGGATGCACCTGAGAATGTAATACGCTCCAAGTATTCTAGATTAACTAAAGTAAATATTCCTCCAACCAATAACTTCAATCAATATCGCTATAAGGGAGACGTCACGGTTGATAATTCGCTTAATCAACGTTACGAAGGTGAGCTACAAGTGATTAAAGCAGATTTGCCTAATCATAAGGCGATTAATCATGTAGCATCTATATGTGATGAAGATAAAGTCGTTATTGATTTAATACAACCTGGTGACACATTTGAATTTATTACTGA
- a CDS encoding helix-turn-helix transcriptional regulator, whose product MKKLDRQNQIISLIQQGHTINASELAQHLNVSVRTISRDIVDLENQGVQIYAHKGKNGGYQIQKSEDKIKLNFTEQQLLSLYLTLIESQSYSTLPYTNEIQSIINQIINIPNTRVRKSLNQMTNLIKFEDTEQITLPHLFADILIYSSERNVMLIDFIDNQDTIAENVIFIGLLCRNGEWLSIIYEIGLGRTRELPVLDIYDISYSFEKTIKTYDISIDNYTQFLNPIETTE is encoded by the coding sequence AGGTCATACAATTAATGCATCTGAATTGGCGCAACACTTAAATGTTTCTGTTCGAACAATTAGTCGTGACATTGTCGATTTAGAAAATCAAGGTGTTCAAATATATGCTCATAAAGGCAAAAATGGTGGATATCAGATTCAAAAATCTGAAGATAAAATAAAGCTAAATTTTACTGAACAGCAGCTATTATCTCTTTATCTTACCTTAATAGAAAGCCAATCCTATTCAACATTACCATATACTAATGAGATTCAATCTATCATTAATCAGATTATCAATATTCCTAATACTCGTGTTCGTAAATCACTAAACCAAATGACTAACTTAATTAAGTTTGAAGATACTGAACAAATAACATTACCCCATTTATTTGCAGACATTTTAATTTATAGTTCTGAACGAAATGTTATGTTGATTGACTTTATTGATAATCAAGACACTATTGCAGAGAATGTCATATTCATTGGTTTACTATGTCGTAATGGCGAGTGGTTATCAATTATTTATGAAATCGGTTTAGGAAGAACAAGAGAATTACCAGTGCTTGATATTTATGACATATCTTATTCCTTTGAGAAGACCATTAAAACTTATGACATATCCATTGATAATTATACCCAATTTTTAAATCCAATCGAGACGACTGAATAA